Genomic DNA from Vagococcus luciliae:
ATATCGGGCGACGTTTATTTTTGGGGCAACAGATCAAGTGTTACCTAAAAAAATTGATAATAAAACACTATTAAGTAACGAAGAACGAGATGTGTTTTCTCAATTATTAAGGTCAGACAGTTTCTTAAATAATAGTTTAACTGAATCAATGGCTAATGAACCATTTATCTTTTATTTGGCGTTACTGTCAGCCACAGACAAAATTATTCTTAGCGCACCTAAAAATCGTGACCAAGTCAAAGATGTTAAACTATCACCATACATCGAACAGTTAAGTCGATATTTTGCTATTCCTATTATTCATCATGATGCTGTCCTAACAGCTGATGAACAGGTATTAAACTCAATTTCGACAGACAAACTATTGCTTAGTGATTTAGTGAGTGCTTATAGAGAATATGACGAAAAGAAAGAAAGTGTTCCTTGGCTATTTTTACAACTAGAAAAACGTGTTCGTAAACAATTACCGGTTGAAACAAATCGTTTGTTTATGAGTTTATCGCATAAAAATATTCCCGAAACCTTAAACAATCAATCCGTTGATACATTATATGGTGAAACAATTTATGCGTCTGTTTCAAAAATTGAAAATTTCTATCAATGTCAGTATAAGTACTTTTTACGTTATGGACTTGGTATTCAAGAAAGAGAGCAGTTTGAGTTATCCCCAGCAGCAGCAGGAGAATTTTATCATGAAGCCTTGGATTTATTCTTTAAGGAACTAATTAAACAGAAAATCCAACTAACAGATATGTCAGATGATGAAGTGAAACAACTTGCTCAAACGGTGTTACAGGAAATATTAGGAGATAAACGATTTACTATTTTGTCCACAACCAATCGGATGAAATATGTGTCGTATCAGTTAGAAAAAACCATTCAAAGAGTGTGCTTATCGCTAAAAAATCAAGCTAAACGAAGTGATATGACCCCTATCCAAACAGAAATATTGTTTGGTGAGTCGTTAAAACAAGCTGGATTAAATAGTTTGGAAATTGTTTTAAACAATAATAAAAAAGTAAAAGTGCGAGGTAAAATTGATCGCTTGGATAAATTAGTTATTGAAGATGATGTGTATTTAAGCGTGATTGACTACAAATCGAGTAAGCATAATTTTGATTTTGTTGATGCTTATTATGGATTAGCTATGCAAATGATTACGTACTTAGATGTTGCCTTAAGTAATGCAGTAGAGTTAGTTGGTCAAACAGCTAAACCAGCTGGAGCACTATACATGCATATTAAAAATCCAGTTATCAATGTTAACGAAAAATTCTCATTAGATACGCTAGATGAACAACTACTAAAAGAGTATCAATATGATGGGTTGTTAGTAGAAGATGATGTGATTTTAGGAAAATTAGATAAAACCATTGACTCTCAGGTAAAATCGCTAGTTTACCCATACGAGCAGTTAAAAAGTGGGAAAATGAAATCATCACGATTTATCACATCAGATGAATTATCTCATTTAGTTGCTCATAATCGTGATAATTTCAAACAAGCTGGAGAAAAAATCTATGAAGGTAGCACGGAGTTAAATCCAGTCTATAAAGAACAAAAACGGTTAGCTTGTGGTTTTTGTCCATATAAAAGTGTGTGTCAATTTGACGTGATGTTACCAGAAAATAATTATCACCGAATTGAGTCCTTGAAAAAAGAAACGATTATGGAAAAACTGCAGCCTGAATCAAAGGAGGAGACACATGAGTAACCTAGATATTCCAGTAAAACCAGAAAACAGCCATTTTACAGATAAACAATGGCAAGCGGTATATGATTCTGGTGATAATTTGTTGATTTCTGCCTCTGCCGGTTCTGGTAAAACAACGGTATTAGTTGAGCGAGTGATTCAAAAAATTAAGTCGGGTGTTAATGTCGATGAATTATTGATTGTGACCTATACGGAAGCCGCTGCAAAAGAGATGAAACAACGAATTAAGGTAGCCATTCAAACGGCTCTTACAGAAGAAGTTGATACCGCACAAAAAGAGCATTTGGTAAAACAACTGGGGATACTTCCAACAGCTACCATCAGTACACTTCATGCTTTTTGTTTACGTGTCATTCAAAGATACTATTATCTTATTCATATCGATCCTGTTTTTCGTTTATTGACTGATGAAACAGAAAATCTACTATTAAAGGAAGATGTCTGGGATGAGCTAAGGGAAGAACTATACGGTGAAGAAAGAGAAGCGTTTTATCAATTAACTGAAAATTTTTCCAATGATCGTAATGATAATGGGTTGATGGAACTCATTTTTTCGATACACTTATTTGCTCAAGCAAATTCTGAACCGGAAAATTGGTTAGATAGTTTGCTTGAAAATTATCAAATAACAGACAGCTTAGTCAACTCGTCACTCTATCAACAATACATGAAACCAGATGTATTAAATCAATTATTGTTAGCTCAAGTAACCACAGATGAGTTAGTGAATCGTTGTCAAAGTGATGAAGAGCTAAAGAAAACACTAGAAACAGTCAGTGACGACAAACAATTAATTGATACATTATTATTTTTAATTAACGAAGATAGACTAGAGGACTTTTATGATTATTTGATAAGCACACCATTTAATCGTATTAAAGCGCCGTCTAAAAAAACAGCATCAGAAGAAGTTCAAGAGGAATATCAGGAAATAAAATTGGTACGAGATAGTGTAAAAGAAAATATTGGAAAGTTAAGAAGTCAGTATTTTAAACAAAGCCCTAAAGAGATGTTAGAGATATTAGAAAAATCACAGTCAGTGGTTGAAGAGCTAATTAGTGTGACCAAGCGATTTATTCAACGATTTTCTAAGGAAAAAGAATCTCGTCATGTACTTGATTTTAACGATTTAGAGCATTTGACATTGGCAATTTTAAGAAAACAAGTTGAGGGTCAATGGGTAGAATCTGAAGCATCAACGTATTATCGTCATAAATTCAATGAAATTTTGGTAGATGAGTATCAAGATATTAATAGATTACAAGAAACGATTTTGTATTGGTTGCGTCGCCCTGAAAAACATAATGGTAATCTATTTATGGTAGGGGACGTTAAACAATCAATTTATGGGTTCCGTTTAGCTGATCCTACTTTGTTTATTGAAAAATATGAACAATTTGCGACAGAAGAAGATGGCCGTCGTATTATCCTAGCAGAAAATTTTCGTTCAAGAAGTAATGTCTTAGATTTTACGAACCTTGTCTTTACACAATTAATGGATAAAGAATTAGGGCAATTAGATTATGATACGAGTGCTGAATTAATTGTTGGAAATAAGTCATTTCCTGAAAGTAAGGATTATGATACGGAATTATTAATTTATCAAACCACATCAGAAGAAAAAGATCAGGAGTCATTAGAATTTAGACTAGATGGAAAAACAGAAGGTGAGTTACGGCTTGTTGCGTTAAAAATTCGAGAATTAATTGATAAGAAATTTGAGTTGTTTGATAAAAAAGAAGAAAAAATGCGTTCAATCGCCTATAAAGATATTGTGTTGTTAACACCAACGAAAAAAAACAACTTAGATATTTTAGATATTTTTAAAGAGTACGATATCCCATTAATGGTGAACGATACACAGAATTATTTTCAAGCCACTGAGATTAGAATCATGATTTCTTTACTACAACTAATCGACAACCCTTACCAAGATATTCCGTTAGCGGCTATTTTACGCTCGCCGATTGTTGGAATTGGTGAAAATGATATGGTTCTATTAAAAAGCTATGACATGACAGGCTACTATTATGATGCCTTACAGAAATTTTTAATAGACGGAGATAAATCCAGTCAGTTATATCAAATAATCGAGACGTTTAATCAACAGTTTAATCATTGGCGTGAGTTGGCTAGAAGAAAACGATTGGTTGAATTAATTTGGCAAATTTATAAAGATACTGACTTACTTGATTATGTAGCAGGGTTGCCTTCAGGTATGCAACGAAAAGCCAATCTTCATGCTTTGTATCACCGTGCATCGAGTTATGAAGAGATGAGTTTTAAAGGTCTATTTCAATTTATTCGGTTTATCGAAAAAATGCAGCAAAAAAATAAAGATTTAGCCGAAGCATCTAACATTAATGAAGAAGCAGATGCTGTTAGAGTGATGACCATTCATGCTAGTAAAGGCTTAGAATTTCCTGTTGTGTTCTTACTAGACATGTCAAAACAATTCAATCTAATGGATGTTAGACAACGAAAATTTGTTTTTGATGAAGAGCTTGGTATGGGGATTAAATACAAAGACATTGAAAAACGTTTAGAATATGATACATTTCCTTTTAGTGTGATTAGAGAACATAAAAAACAGAAATTGTTAGCAGAAGAGATGCGTAAATTATACGTTGCACTAACTCGTGCAGAAGAAAAGCTTTACTTAGTCGGTTCCTATAAAAGCAAAGATGATGCTTATAAGAAATGGGCAACTTTAACTAGTACTGAGCATATGGTTTTACCAACAGCAAGCAGACAATCAACATCAAGTTTGATGGACTGGGTAGGAATGTCTTTAGTTAGACATCCGGACTTTGAAACGTATTTTCCAACTAGCGAAGCGACTGTCCTATCAGGATTAAAGAAACATCCAGGACAATTTTCTATTCACTTTTATCAAGAAGAGGATATTTTAGCTAGACATATGGCTCAAGGAGAGCAAGAAGAAGAATTAAAAGTATCTGATGTGAAACCAAATGTTAAATTATTAAAAGAAGTGGTAGAGCGCTTGAATTTTTCTTATCCTGAAAAAGATGCCACTATGACGGCAAGTTATCAATCTGTTTCTGAGGTTAAACGATTATTTGAAGATCCTGACATGAAGGATGTACCAACACTTAATTTCTCAAAAGATAAACAAATAAAAGCACATAGAGAAATATTGAGCGATAGTGCTAAGCCTAAATTTATGGAAGGTGATATTCAAATTAAATCTACAGATATTGGTTCAGCAGTACATTTATTGATGCAATTGTTACCTCTTGATAAAAAGCCGACAGAACAAGATATAAAGGAACAAATAGAGATAATGGTACAAAATGGTGTTTTTACAGAAAAATTAGCAGCTATATTACCTATCAATATAATAAAGTCATTTTTCGATACAACGTTTGGTGCATACCTATTAGCACACCATGAATTTACTAGAAGAGAACAACCGTTTTCATTGCTACTACCAGCTAAAGAGTTGTATCAAGATTATGTAACTAAAGAAGAGGATACTGTATTGATTCATGGGATTATTGATGGATTTGTCTTAACAGATTCAGAGCTTATTTTATATGATTTTAAAACAGATTATGTGCCTAAAGGTGCTACTATTGAAGAATTAGAAAAATTAAAACAGCGTTATGTTGGGCAATTAACTCTTTATCAATTAGCATTGGAAGAAATCTATCAAAGAAACGTGACGTCTTCCAAATTGATTCTATTAAATAGTGGAGACATCATTGATATGATATAAATGTTGTTCATAAAAAAAAAAACATGATAAAATAAGTATCAATAAAAGGAGAGGGATGTGATATTATGTATAAATCCTCTAAAGAACTTAAAATGCAAGCAAAAGAGTCACTCAGAGGACGATGGAAAGAAGCAGTAATATTGAATTTGGTACCGTCAATTATTCAAATGATTTCAATGTTTTTTATTACAATAACAGTATTGGTGTTTGGATTATTTATTGGCACGATGGCAAGTGATCAAACAAATTACTCAAAAATAGCGGGAGACGACTATGATAGTATTCAACATGAATATACATGGGAGGAAAACTTGGATGATGAATCACCTGCTTCAGGCGTAGTAGCGGCAATTGCTTCAGCAGGATCTGCTCCATTAGCAGGACCTATATTTAGCTTTGTTATGACATTTTTAACAATTGGTATTTCATTTACTTTTTTAGATGTCATAAGGCGTGGTAAATCACAAAATATGTCATTTAAAGAATCATTTAGATTGTTTAATGGAAATGATTTTGTTCCAGTATTATTGATTAATATTTTGACATATATTTTCCAATACTTATGGACTTTATTATTTATTATTCCAGGTATTGTAAAAGGATATTCTTATTCACAAGCAAACTTTATTTACAAAGATTTATCTTCAACTCGTGACACAAGGAGTATGGGCGCTACAAGTTTTATAACTGAAAGTCGTGAATTAATGGATGGGCATAAAGGTCGATTATTTTGGTTAGATATTAGTTTTATTGGGTGGTATTTTGTGGGAATGCTAACAATGGGAATAGGATTATTATGGATTAATCCATATATTAATGCGACGAAAGCAGCGTTCTATGATGATTTATCTAAAGGAAAATTTTTAGAGCAAGAAGTAATGGAAGAGGATGAAATTTGGACAAGTTTTTAAAGAATGAGATGATTCTCATTCTTTTTTTATTATATTGATACCATAAAGTCAGATAAATTTAATGCATAAGTCGTATGATGAGTGGCATACCAATTATCCCGAATTGGTTTTTGAATTCTATTTATTTGTAAATAGAATCATTTACAACCTTCATTTCCACTAGAGCGACGGCTTTGGTGGTTTTTTTGTGTCTTCATGAT
This window encodes:
- the addA gene encoding helicase-exonuclease AddAB subunit AddA, whose amino-acid sequence is MSNLDIPVKPENSHFTDKQWQAVYDSGDNLLISASAGSGKTTVLVERVIQKIKSGVNVDELLIVTYTEAAAKEMKQRIKVAIQTALTEEVDTAQKEHLVKQLGILPTATISTLHAFCLRVIQRYYYLIHIDPVFRLLTDETENLLLKEDVWDELREELYGEEREAFYQLTENFSNDRNDNGLMELIFSIHLFAQANSEPENWLDSLLENYQITDSLVNSSLYQQYMKPDVLNQLLLAQVTTDELVNRCQSDEELKKTLETVSDDKQLIDTLLFLINEDRLEDFYDYLISTPFNRIKAPSKKTASEEVQEEYQEIKLVRDSVKENIGKLRSQYFKQSPKEMLEILEKSQSVVEELISVTKRFIQRFSKEKESRHVLDFNDLEHLTLAILRKQVEGQWVESEASTYYRHKFNEILVDEYQDINRLQETILYWLRRPEKHNGNLFMVGDVKQSIYGFRLADPTLFIEKYEQFATEEDGRRIILAENFRSRSNVLDFTNLVFTQLMDKELGQLDYDTSAELIVGNKSFPESKDYDTELLIYQTTSEEKDQESLEFRLDGKTEGELRLVALKIRELIDKKFELFDKKEEKMRSIAYKDIVLLTPTKKNNLDILDIFKEYDIPLMVNDTQNYFQATEIRIMISLLQLIDNPYQDIPLAAILRSPIVGIGENDMVLLKSYDMTGYYYDALQKFLIDGDKSSQLYQIIETFNQQFNHWRELARRKRLVELIWQIYKDTDLLDYVAGLPSGMQRKANLHALYHRASSYEEMSFKGLFQFIRFIEKMQQKNKDLAEASNINEEADAVRVMTIHASKGLEFPVVFLLDMSKQFNLMDVRQRKFVFDEELGMGIKYKDIEKRLEYDTFPFSVIREHKKQKLLAEEMRKLYVALTRAEEKLYLVGSYKSKDDAYKKWATLTSTEHMVLPTASRQSTSSLMDWVGMSLVRHPDFETYFPTSEATVLSGLKKHPGQFSIHFYQEEDILARHMAQGEQEEELKVSDVKPNVKLLKEVVERLNFSYPEKDATMTASYQSVSEVKRLFEDPDMKDVPTLNFSKDKQIKAHREILSDSAKPKFMEGDIQIKSTDIGSAVHLLMQLLPLDKKPTEQDIKEQIEIMVQNGVFTEKLAAILPINIIKSFFDTTFGAYLLAHHEFTRREQPFSLLLPAKELYQDYVTKEEDTVLIHGIIDGFVLTDSELILYDFKTDYVPKGATIEELEKLKQRYVGQLTLYQLALEEIYQRNVTSSKLILLNSGDIIDMI
- a CDS encoding DUF975 family protein, whose translation is MYKSSKELKMQAKESLRGRWKEAVILNLVPSIIQMISMFFITITVLVFGLFIGTMASDQTNYSKIAGDDYDSIQHEYTWEENLDDESPASGVVAAIASAGSAPLAGPIFSFVMTFLTIGISFTFLDVIRRGKSQNMSFKESFRLFNGNDFVPVLLINILTYIFQYLWTLLFIIPGIVKGYSYSQANFIYKDLSSTRDTRSMGATSFITESRELMDGHKGRLFWLDISFIGWYFVGMLTMGIGLLWINPYINATKAAFYDDLSKGKFLEQEVMEEDEIWTSF